DNA from Candidatus Saccharimonadales bacterium:
CATAAAGATAGATTCGCGGCAAGCGGCGTTAAACTTCTCAAGCCCGAGCTCTAAAATTTGCTTTTTACCGCTAACACCGAATTGTTTTTCGATTGCAAATTCAACAGGCAGTCCATGGCAGTCCCATCCGTTGCGACGCTCAACATAATAACCTTGCATGGTCTTATAGCGACCCAAGCTGTCTTTAATTGCAGTTACTAGGCTGTGGCCAAAGTGCGGCAAGCCATTTGCGAATGGCGGGCCATCGTAAAAGCTAAAAACTTCAGAACCTTTGCGCTGCTGTAACGACTTTTCGAATGTGTTTTCTTTCTGCCAAGTTGCGAGCATTTCTTCTTCGATGTTCGCGAGATTGGATTTTTTTGGCTCTTCCATATTTCTCCTTTATAAATAAAAATCACTTCTTTTAGAAGTGTTGGAATCCTGGTTCAGGACGGTACCATCCAACTTCCAAAAGAAGTGATTCTTGTGGCGCTTGTTTACTGGACTTACGAGCCAGGCCGGCGAGTTCTACTAAATTCTTCTCGCTACTTTCGCGGGTGATAGCCGCTAATCTGCCTTTAGGGCAAAGTGTATTTAACTTTATTTTACGGTATTAGCAAAAAAATTCAAGATGGACAACGCTAGAAACATTTTAGATTCAGCAACCAGATTATGCGTATCGTTTCTAGTCAATGAGTATAACTCTCATGATGTGGCAGATTCTAACCTAGTAATTCTTAGTTCATGATCAACAACCTTCTCGAGGGTTGGCGACATTCCTTCGATAATCGCCTCAATTTTACCATCTGTTTCCTCATGCAAAACTTCTAAACGCCGAATATCTGACTGCATTTGATCTAATTTTTCTAAAACTTTTTCTTCAAATTCTTTTGCCATAAGCGGAGTTTACAGCTAGTTGCCTAGCCCCACAAGCTTTTACCAAATTTCACAACAACCAGTACAACCATTAATACCAGCCAGCTAGCAACAATCAGTTTATCGTAATCCTTTTTAAGAAGTTTTATGATTTTTGCGTGTGTATTTTTAGACAAATTAAATGTGTTCTCTAACAAGTTAAACCGCAAAAATGCGTCGAAGATTATTGTTGTTACTACAGTCACGAACAAGCACCACGGACACAAAACCTCAATAACATACACACTCTGAAAAAACAGCCAGTAGGCAAAAATCAGCCCGAGCAAAGCACCAATTTGGGCGCCAACCATAAACCAAGGTTTATAACGCGCGCCCGCCAAGTAACCGATCGCCAAAGTTATAACTACTGGGTAGGCCATTAATCCAATAAACGGATTTGGAAATCCAAACAAGCTGGACTGCCAAGTTTTCATAACCGTTGCGCAGTTTAAAACTAAATTAACGGTGCAGCTTAAAATTGCGTCAGGCTGCATCAGTAAGTGGATCTTTTCTATCGATAAAACAAATGCCGCCGCCAATCCCACAAAAGCTGCTACGGCTATAGTTGTAAAAAGTGCATTATAATTGTTTGTTTGGTTCTGCGCCATAAAGTTGCCTTTCATCTGTAACATAGTAACTAAGTTCGCTAATTAACGGAAAATGTCCGCCGCGCCAACTGTTTTGCAGTCGGCCCTGATCGTCCATAACAATTATTGCCGGATATTCCATAATTTCGTAAAGCCGACACAAATCAGCACCTTCGCGCGAATCTACATCTAAGATTGGCAGGTCATGCCCTGTTTGACTTTTAAAATCACGTAGAAAACTTTCTACCGCTGTGGCATGTTCGGAGTTAGGACGATACAAAACAAGCGTCTTCATGCTTATACTTTATCTTTATTTGGGGTAAATAAACAAGAGGCCGCACTTGGCGACCTCTTTAGTTTACTTGTAGCCAATCTTAGCTACAACCGCTCGTACTACCGCAGACAGTGCATACGTAACAGCTGCCCGCACGCTGCGTGGTATTGCCGCAACTTGTGCATAAAGGTGATGTTTGTACACTTTTGCGATTTGCCGTAAGAGCTTCAGCCTTTACTTTTTTGGGCTCCTCGGGTAAAAAGCTAGTTTGCTCAGTCTCTACTTGTTTGTCCAACTCGTCAAAACTGGCAAGCCCAAGTTCTAGGCGATCGTCGAAGCTTAGGTAGTCTAGGGCTAAGCGCCTAAAGATATAGTCGATCAAACTTGTTGCAGTCTTAACTTCTGGGTCGTCGGTCATACCCGATGGCGCGAAGCTCATACTGCTCAGAGTTTTAACGTAGCTCTTTAGTGGTACGCCGTACTGCAAACCATGGCTAACGCTAATTGCAAAGCTATCCATTAAACCACTTAGGGTTGAGCCTTGTTTGGAGACACGCACGAAAAGTTCTCCCGGAGTTCCGTCTTCATATTCACCTACAGTTACAAAGCCCTTCATGTCAGAAACATGGAACTCATAAGTGCGGCTAGTGCGACGACTTGGAAGTTCGCGTTTTACGGCGCCAGCCTTTACAACTAGCTGAGGTGAAGTTGGAGTTTCGACGGCTTTTTCTTCCTTCTTTTTGCCGCTTAATGGCTGAGCGACTTTGCAGTTATCTCGGTAAATTGCGATCGCTTTGATGCCCAATTTCCAAGCGTCAGTGTGGAGTTGTTCAACTTCCTCGACCGTTACGCTTTCTGGCATGTTTACAGTTTTACTAATTGCACCACTAATAAACGGCTGAACGGCGCCCATCATTTTTACGTGACCTAAGTAGTGAATTGCATTGTCGCCAACTGCACAAGCAAAGGCGTCATAGTGTTCTTTTTTAAGATGTGGAGCGTCAAGAACGGATCCGTGTTCGTTGATATAGTCAACAATTTCGTCGCTTTGAGATTGGTTGTAGCCCAAAGTTTTTAGCGCGCGTGGAATTGTTTGGTTAACAATTTTCATTGATCCGCCACCTACCAAAACTTTGTGCTTAACTAGGCTAAAATCTGGTTCAACGCCGGTGGTGTCGCAGTCCATCATAAAACCAATAGTTCCCGTTGGAGCAAGCACGCTGGCCTGCGCGTTTCGTACGCCATATTCTTGGCCCAAGGCCACAGCTTCGTCCCAGGTGTCGGCGGCGGCGCTTAGTAGTTCTTCGCTAACCATGCCAGCATCAATTTTATTAAC
Protein-coding regions in this window:
- a CDS encoding vitamin K epoxide reductase family protein — its product is MKGNFMAQNQTNNYNALFTTIAVAAFVGLAAAFVLSIEKIHLLMQPDAILSCTVNLVLNCATVMKTWQSSLFGFPNPFIGLMAYPVVITLAIGYLAGARYKPWFMVGAQIGALLGLIFAYWLFFQSVYVIEVLCPWCLFVTVVTTIIFDAFLRFNLLENTFNLSKNTHAKIIKLLKKDYDKLIVASWLVLMVVLVVVKFGKSLWG